Proteins encoded by one window of Anopheles maculipalpis chromosome 2RL, idAnoMacuDA_375_x, whole genome shotgun sequence:
- the LOC126557440 gene encoding V-type proton ATPase catalytic subunit A: MSNLKKISDEDRESKFGYVFAVSGPVVTAERMSGSAMYELVRVGYYELVGEIIRLEGDMATIQVYEETSGVTVGDPVLRTGKPLSVELGPGIMGSIFDGIQRPLKDINEMTSSIYIPKGINVPCLSRTQSWSFNPLNVKAGSHITGGDLYGIVHENTLVKHKLMVPPRAKGTVKYIAPSGNYTVDDVILETEFDGEISKFTMLQVWPVRQPRPVTEKLPANHPLLTGQRVLDSLFPCVQGGTTAIPGAFGCGKTVISQSLSKYSNSDVIVYVGCGERGNEMSEVLRDFPELSVEIDGVTESIMKRTALVANTSNMPVAAREASIYTGITLSEYFRDMGYNVSMMADSTSRWAEALREISGRLAEMPADSGYPAYLGARLASFYERAGRVKCLGNPEREGSVSIVGAVSPPGGDFSDPVTSATLGIVQVFWGLDKKLAQRKHFPSINWLISYSKYMRALEDFYDKNFPEFVPMRTKVKEILQEEEDLSEIVQLVGKASLAETDKITLEVAKLLKDDFLQQNSYSAYDRFCPFYKTVGMLKNMIGFYDMARHAVETTAQSENKITWNVIRDSMGNILYQLSSMKFKDPVKDGEPKIKADFDQLYEDMQQAFRNLED; this comes from the exons ATGTCGAACCTGAAGAAAATCAGCGATGAGGACCGCGAGTCCAAATTCGGCTACGTTTTCGCCGTATCTGGTCCTG tcgTGACGGCGGAACGTATGTCAGGTTCTGCTATGTACGAGCTGGTCCGCGTCGGATACTATGAGCTGGTCGGTGAGATTATTCGTCTGGAAGGTGACATGGCTACCATCCAGGTATACGAGGAAACGTCCGGTGTCACCGTTGGTGATCCAGTCTTGCGTACCGGCAAGCCACTGTCTGTGGAGCTTGGTCCAG GTATCATGGGCAGCATTTTTGACGGTATCCAGCGTCCGTTGAAAGACATCAATGAAATGACGAGCTCCATCTACATTCCCAAGGGTATTAACGTACCGTGCCTGTCGCGTACGCAGAGCTGGAGTTTCAATCCACTGAATGTGAAGGCGGGCTCCCACATCACCGGAGGCGATCTGTACGGTATTGTGCACGAGAACACACTTGTCAAGCACaagctgatggtgccaccgcGCGCCAAGGGTACCGTCAAGTACATTGCCCCCTCCGGCAACTACACCGTCGACGATGTGATCCTTGAGACGGAATTCGATGGTGAAATCAGCAAGTTCACCATGTTGCAGGTTTGGCCCGTGCGTCAGCCGCGTCCGGTGACGGAGAAGTTGCCCGCCAATCATCCGCTGCTAACTGGACAGCGTGTGCTGGATTCGCTGTTCCCTTGCGTCCAGGGCGGTACTACTGCCATTCCCGGTGCTTTCGGTTGTGGCAAAACTGTCATCTCACAGTCACTGTCCAAGTACTCCAACTCGGACGTTATCGTGTACGTCGGTTGCGGTGAGCGTGGTAACGAGATGTCTGAAGTATTGCGTGATTTCCCCGAGCTGTCGGTAGAGATCGATGGTGTGACGGAGTCGATTATGAAGCGTACcgcactggtagccaacacatCCAACATGCCTGTCGCTGCCCGTGAAGCTTCCATCTACACCGGTATCACGCTGTCCGAGTACTTCCGTGACATGGGTTACAACGTGTCGATGATGGCCGATTCGACCTCTCGATGGGCTGAGGCTTTGCGAGAAATTTCCGGTCGTCTTGCTGAGATGCCGGCCGATTCCGGTTATCCCGCTTACCTTGGTGCACGTTTGGCCTCGTTCTACGAGCGTGCCGGTCGCGTCAAGTGTCTTGGTAATCCGGAGCGCGAGGGTTCGGTGTCGATTGTCGGTGCCGTATCACCGCCCGGTGGTGATTTCTCCGATCCCGTTACCTCCGCCACTCTCGGTATTGTGCAGGTGTTCTGGGGTTTGGACAAGAAGCTGGCCCAGCGTAAGCACTTCCCATCGATTAACTGGTTGATTTCTTACAG CAAGTACATGCGCGCTTTGGAAGATTTCTACGACAAAAACTTCCCCGAGTTTGTGCCGATGCGTACCAAGGTGAAGGAAATTCTGCAGGAGGAAGAAGATCTGTCCGAAATTGTACAGCTGGTCGGTAAGGCTTCGCTGGCTGAAACCGATAAGATTACGCTCGAGGTTGCCAAGCTGCTGAAGGACGATTTCCTGCAACAGAACTCGTACTCCGCGTACGATCGTTTCTGTCCGTTCTACAAGACCGTCGGTATGCTGAAGAACATGATCGGATTCTACGATATGGCGCGCCATGCCGTAGAAACGACTGCACAGTCCGAAAACAAGATCACCTGGAACGTGATTCGTGACTCGATGGGCAACATTTTGTATCAGCTGTCTTCGATGAAGTTCAAG GACCCAGTAAAAGATGGCGAACCGAAGATCAAGGCCGATTTCGATCAGCTGTACGAAGACATGCAGCAGGCATTCCGCAACCTAGAAGATTAA
- the LOC126558063 gene encoding uncharacterized protein LOC126558063 yields MLLAVALLLSTLIPRLEGRFLEISKQPPGTVAIVPNDDDGESLLLGPPLFEDLQELDREKASEMISVKLLNQYHAKTFDVADDQLHGNDMVLDEDRPLSGRELGYEADNRLEAQGNDLVEPYVLHPSSVDPDVIDGKENGIEEDFVPTEPILDKRLLGDDSDGWMQSDANSGRNFPPSRSIVREGAKKVDSVGSARTTTTTTTLTTTSTTTRTTTVRKMMRKIRQQSVSGSSTTRPPSSTQRTHSSRSTAIPQVATTTTSHRPPVPKIDITKLNLDHLENDLLSFSTLVPPQALALASVASSTRLLPRSIKPEEMVPSCGCQHRKRSLAKNLYSSEEAAVDPVEDYDEYDDYDYNEVQKRPATRSLGERATLFPAMSRLLAGTGSSEVPESSIERAEKVHGTLERLMGIVTIFSHVDEFIQRKTKQSIRRLARLYESEELD; encoded by the exons ATGCTACTGGCAGTGGCACTACTTTTATCG ACTTTGATACCCCGATTGGAAGGGAGGTTTTTGGAAATCAGCAAACAGCCACCCGGAACCGTTGCGATTGTGCCGAATGATGACGATGGCGAAAGTTTGCTGCTAGGTCCTCCGCTATTTGAAGATCTGCAAGAACTCGACCGCGAAAAAG CAAGTGAAATGATTTCGGTGAAACTGTTAAACCAGTACCACGCGAAGACGTTCGATGTTGCGGATGATCAGCTGCACGGAAACGACATGGTTCTTGATGAAGATCGCCCACTGTCAGGCAGAGAGTTAGGCTATGAAGCGGACAATCGGTTGGAAGCGCAGGGAAATGACTTGGTAGAGCCTTACGTTCTTCATCCATCTTCGGTCGATCCGGATGTGATCgatgggaaagaaaatggtaTAGAGGAAGACTTTGTACCCACTGAACCGATCCTTGACAAACGTCTGCTGGGCGACGACAGCGACGGTTGGATGCAATCCGATGCAAACAGTGGCCGCAATTTTCCACCGAGTAGAAGCATCGTTCGGGAGGGTGCAAAAAAGGTCGATTCAGTGGGCTCTGCTAGAACaaccactaccactactacccTGACGACTACTAGCACAACCACTAGAACGACTACCGTGCGTAAAATGATGCGCAAGATACGTCAACAATCGGTTAGCGGATCAAGTACTACTCGTCCACCGAGTAGCACTCAGCGAACGCATTCGAGCAGATCGACGGCGATTCCACAAGTCGCAACAACGACCACAAGTCATAGGCCACCCGTTCCCAAGATAGACATCACAAAGCTTAATCTGGACCATCTTGAGAATGACCTGCTATCCTTTTCCACTCTGGTTCCCCCGCAGGCTTTAGCACTCGCGTCCGTTGCCTCATCCACCCGGTTGCTTCCGCGAAGCATCAAACCGGAAGAAATGGTACCGAGCTGCGGTTGTCAGCACCGCAAGCGTTCCCTGGCGAAGAATCTGTACTCGTCGGAGGAAGCTGCCGTCGATCCGGTGGAAGATTACGACGAGTACGATGACTACGACTATAACGAGGTACAGAAGAGGCCTGCTACAAGATCGCTTGGTGAGCGGGCTACGCTGTTTCCGGCCATGTCGCGACTGCTGGCGGGCACTGGTTCCAGTGAAGTACCGGAGAGTAGCATCGAACGGGCGGAGAAGGTGCACGGTACGCTGGAAAGGTTGATGGGCATCGTGACCATCTTTTCCCACGTGGATGAGTTTATTCAGCGCAAAACGAAGCAATCGATACGGCGGCTGGCGCGGCTGTACGAGAGCGAAGAGCTGGACTAA
- the LOC126557017 gene encoding ankyrin repeat domain-containing protein 27-like — translation MDLQHYDEDISANGYYRRLVNDHYSILETATVEGWIVCVPRFGSFSEQCLVDQEFALAHILVPNEELPETHFFNLNFLQLKLDERALTFGDVRVRILFEEIFYRDGLKYKVWCIERPLHDMKKYGVYGEDEFSLGRFLGIGSLTEAVEFIRTAAKKKDIFGRMDAKVQQFVRANGDFGRWQFEEQKAAVKMIYVECLELILQNRKLKDRCQRDMLLRGNVKVAIETYVMDKLYDHVKSVIDVCRTEQSEAFNKTMRNLGDVHCTEFEVAQRYGELIPLAKKELAKIDHARTVIDKIGCLQKVMEVLAKGGLGQQYALTADQLVPLFIFLILKSGLTHWIMTITFLKEFQFNNVFREQRIETGEHGFLIATLEAAIVYISCGSITRTQRLGINFEPRSPTTDHSVSTELEFRNADDFLTYLLKLMRNDDEARVVELLQDVTNNQALLWNVPTELGYYYLPSIDDQNQLGQAAIHLAAILGNAKLLTLILSLQPNVNAVDAKNWTALHYAAANGHQNLLLLLLHAGININSTSNDAHTSLHLACLNGHSGCVKALLYFSEHMRIYVDVNAATELGHTPLHYAAKWGFLDIVETLLEYTARVDVVNKLGATPIRYAHNVRITKLLVDALHDQRRRAVLGRGHANLKASSVPQTAVYFAEDFDYTNDGEGAPEEMREQRTIEEMKRIEKALEAIAAQDTKLACVYLGLDEESAKNHTGRSHPPAGYPTDEKLCHPLCTCNRCVRRSSEFYNLLRKPFGLSAKPPEESTADSVRVDLNAVNGEGYTALHVAAMHGNVEMVRVLLEHKVNPTIRLKSGATALHLATRERRLRIVRMLLSRCTVTDIVDLKDSRGDTPLHYAVEQNNLQLVQMLLEAGADRSIRNLQGKRPIEIAKNNLYFNVVNLLEQR, via the coding sequence ATGGATTTGCAGCATTACGACGAAGACATCTCGGCCAACGGTTACTATCGGCGGCTGGTGAATGACCATTACAGCATCCTGGAGACGGCCACGGTCGAAGGGTGGATAGTGTGCGTGCCCCGGTTCGGTTCGTTCAGCGAACAGTGTCTGGTCGATCAGGAGTTTGCCCTTGCGCACATACTCGTCCCGAACGAGGAGCTGCCGGAAACGCACTTCTTCAATCTGAACTTTCTGCAGCTGAAGCTGGACGAGCGAGCACTCACGTTCGGGGACGTCCGGGTGCGCATACTGTTTGAGGAAATCTTTTACCGGGATGGGCTCAAGTACAAGGTGTGGTGCATCGAGCGTCCGCTGCATGACATGAAGAAGTATGGGGTGTATGGGGAGGATGAATTTTCGCTTGGCCGTTTCCTAGGGATTGGTAGCCTGACGGAGGCGGTTGAGTTCATACGGACGGCGGCAAAGAAGAAAGATATCTTCGGACGGATGGATGCGAAGGTGCAGCAGTTCGTGCGGGCCAACGGTGACTTTGGTAGATGGCAGTTTGAGGAGCAGAAGGCGGCAGTGAAAATGATCTACGTCGAGTGTTTGGAATTGATACTGCAGAATCGTAAGCTGAAGGATCGCTGCCAGCGGGATATGTTGCTGCGAGGTAACGTGAAGGTTGCCATCGAAACGTACGTGATGGATAAGCTGTACGATCATGTGAAGAGTGTGATCGATGTGTGCCGTACGGAGCAGTCGGAAGCGTTCAACAAAACGATGCGCAACTTGGGTGATGTGCACTGTACGGAGTTTGAGGTTGCCCAACGGTACGGTGAACTGATCCCGTTGGCTAAGAAGGAGCTGGCGAAGATCGACCATGCCCGTACGGTGATCGACAAGATCGGATGTTTGCAGAAGGTAATGGAAGTGCTGGCCAAGGGTGGGTTGGGCCAGCAGTATGCGCTTACTGCTGATCAGCTCGTTCCGTTGTTTATCTTTCTTATCCTAAAATCGGGCCTAACGCACTGGATCATGACGATCACATTTCTGAAGGAGTTTCAGTTTAACAACGTATTTCGGGAGCAGCGCATCGAGACGGGCGAGCATGGATTTCTAATCGCAACACTGGAAGCGGCCATCGTCTACATTAGCTGCGGAAGCATTACCCGTACGCAACGGCTCGGTATCAACTTTGAACCGCGATCGCCTACAACCGATCATTCCGTGTCGACCGAACTAGAGTTTCGCAATGCGGACGACTTTCTCACCTATCTGCTAAAGCTGATGCGTAACGATGATGAGGCAAGGGTAGTGGAGCTGCTGCAGGACGTCACCAACAATCAGGCACTGCTGTGGAACGTTCCGACCGAGCTCGGGTACTACTATCTGCCCTCGATCGATGATCAAAACCAGCTCGGCCAGGCCGCAATACATCTCGCCGCCATCCTGGGCAATGCGAAACTGCTCACACTCATCCTATCCCTCCAACCGAACGTGAATGCTGTCGACGCAAAGAACTGGACCGCGCTGCACTATGCCGCAGCGAACGGTCATCAGaatctgctactgctgctgctacatgCCGGAATTAACATtaacagcaccagcaacgaTGCACACACATCCCTCCATTTGGCGTGTCTAAATGGCCACAGTGGATGTGTTAAGGCGTTGCTGTACTTTTCCGAACATATGCGCATCTACGTCGACGTAAATGCGGCCACCGAGCTGGGCCATACGCCGCTGCATTATGCGGCCAAGTGGGGCTTTCTCGATATCGTCGAAACGTTGCTCGAGTACACGGCCCGGGTCGATGTGGTAAACAAGCTCGGTGCAACGCCGATACGCTACGCACACAATGTCCGCATTACGAAACTGCTCGTCGATGCACTGCACGATCAGCGGCGTCGTGCCGTGCTCGGTCGTGGCCATGCCAATCTCAAGGCTTCGTCCGTACCCCAAACGGCAGTCTATTTCGCAGAAGATTTTGACTATACGAATGACGGTGAGGGTGCACCGGAAGAGATGCGCGAGCAGCGTACGATCGAGGAGATGAAGCGTATAGAAAAAGCATTGGAAGCGATAGCCGCTCAGGACACAAAGCTGGCCTGTGTATATTTGGGGCTGGATGAGGAGTCAGCGAAAAATCACACGGGACGAAGTCATCCGCCGGCGGGTTATCCTACGGACGAGAAGTTATGTCACCCACTGTGTACCTGCAACCGGTGCGTAAGACGATCGTCCGAGTTCTACAATCTGCTAAGGAAACCGTTCGGACTGTCCGCAAAACCACCGGAAGAATCGACTGCGGACAGTGTGCGCGTCGACCTGAATGCCGTCAATGGCGAAGGCTACACGGCCTTGCACGTGGCTGCCATGCATGGGAACGTGGAAATGGTTCGTGTACTGTTGGAGCACAAGGTCAATCCCACCATTCGGCTCAAGTCCGGTGCAACGGCACTACATTTGGCAACACGCGAACGCAGGTTGCGTATCGTGCGGATGCTGCTCAGCCGTTGTACGGTCACGGATATAGTCGATCTTAAGGATAGCCGTGGCGATACGCCACTACACTACGCGGTGGAACAGAACAACTTGCAGCTGGTGCAGATGTTGCTGGAGGCCGGTGCCGATCGTAGCATACGCAATCTGCAAGGCAAACGGCCGATCGAGATAGCGAAGAACAATCTTTACTTTAACGTTGTCAATCTACTGGAACAGCGATGA
- the LOC126559145 gene encoding apolipophorin-3-like → MAKLLCIVLALCVVQGTFGFVRRDAPAPPAEETNFFQTIMGIKDKIEVAFQETQQNVLKSLGFQTNEEVVQTIQQNTNQYVERLRSVQGVLDEEVKKHSDIFEPIVKDLKAKLDQTTATLSEQNPEVVQKAKEYQEQVQTNVQSLVAEAQKTVEKLKADTRVQSEEVQKALKMLYDSTFEVFTKTANELKQKN, encoded by the exons ATGGCTAAGCTTTTGTGCATTGTTCTGGCCCTGTGTGTCGTTCAG GGAACATTCGGATTCGTTCGCCGCGATGCTCCAGCTCCCCCAGCGGAAGAGACCAATTTCTTCCAAACCATCATGGGCATCAAGGACAAGATTGAAGTTGCGTTCCAAGAAACGCAACAGAACGTGCTGAAATCGCTGGGATTCCAGACGAACGAGGAGGTGGTACAGACGATCCAGCAAAACACCAACCAGTACGTGGAGCGTCTGCGATCGGTGCAGGGTGTGCTGGACGAGGAGGTGAAAAAGCACTCGGACATCTTCGAACCGATCGTGAAGGATCTGAAGGCGAAGCTGGACCAAACCACCGCTACCCTGTCCGAGCAGAACCCGGAAGTGGTGCAGAAAGCGAAGGAATATCAGGAGCAGGTCCAGACCAACGTACAGTCGCTGGTGGCCGAGGCACAGAAGACGGTCGAAAAGCTGAAGGCCGACACGCGCGTACAGTCCGAGGAGGTGCAGAAGGCATTGAAGATGTTGTACGATTCTACGTTCGAAGTGTTCACCAAGACGGCTAACGAACTGAAGCAAAAGAACTAA
- the LOC126559212 gene encoding uncharacterized protein LOC126559212 produces MDVRIVIVFCCTILHLELAECYSLRKADHPTAAIKEFGSIAAASSNAPKSPLLEIVLRILDTIQIIPKKRSRRQERSQTLPLLTPLFGSAIFGGRVEKPLLALSLESGEAATEPGPPSAEQPEDDDDDGDKFYPPDAYQLRRITSSKRFYDMVLGVLHVLESQARQKVQRAREQRESVRSAYDDEDDEEQPA; encoded by the exons ATGGACGTGCGCATAGTGATCGTTTTCTGCTGTACCATTTTGCACCTAGAGTTAGCGGAATGT TACAGTTTGCGGAAAGCCGACCATCCAACAGCAGCTATCAAAGAATTTGGCAGCATAGCTGCCGCATCTAGCAATGCTCCAAAATCACCCCTGCTAGAGATAGTGCTCCGCATACTAGACACCATTCAGATTATTCCCAAGAAACGGTCAAGGCGACAGGAGCGATCGCAAACACTTCCG CTCCTCACCCCATTGTTCGGGAGCGCAATATTTGGTGGGCGGGTGGAAAAACCGTTGCTGGCACTGTCGCTAGAATCGGGCGAGGCAGCAACCGAACCGGGCCCGCCGTCTGCCGAGCAGcccgaggatgatgatgacgatggggACAAATTTTACCCACCGGATGCGTATCAGCTGCGACGGATAACAAGCTCCAAACGGTTTTACGATATGGTGCTCGGTGTGCTGCATGTGCTCGAAAGCCAAGCGCGGCAGAAAGTGCAACGTGCACGGGAACAGCGGGAAAGCGTACGATCGGCATATgacgatgaagacgatgaggAACAACCGGCTTAA
- the LOC126559077 gene encoding uncharacterized protein LOC126559077: protein MKCFGWIALCLIVLICIELQVGNALPRKSSAHRDGFPRESCCNECPVCRHHFDVEAPKDPGCRKLRNYHYDVEKFTDCHKETYDHLDAAVEVLPERSCGKSYNYRYDMEQPCCCEEDTYDTHDFEVLEPKKKKKCSKVKLAAYADHPVRECQCDCHNRRYVVNKVNDNQLNSTAQERSTDDSSRNELPRLRRSILDPLKTDKFTPGLSDPADPGQIFVHTHRPLRPSFRARNPFLRRPPNMPRSKRKEYAFSNMAADRQGGFVCHCMPANQANLVKAEASELVSAPGMRQNNAEPAVYIGDASNPITYEQIKKHLDALPREEYSPTTNDVIGNLTVLFYDIYQQKHKKNFTLPLKYGTRTVIEQGDGLQKYEIEPIEGEYKPPKLNRVASKGLNLIGRKIDRKTVPSEDRRRNRLRKRT from the exons ATGAAGTGTTTCGGTTGGATCGCGCTTTGCCTTATTGTGCTGATCTGCATCGAGCTGCAGGTCGGCAACGCTCTACCCAGAAAATCTAGTGCCCACAGGGATGGATTTCCACGCGAAAGCTGTTGCAACGAATGTCCCGTCTGCCGGCATCACTTTGACGTGGAAGCTCCCAAGGATCCTGGTTGTCGGAAGCTTCGAAACTATCACTATGATGTGGAAAAGTTTACCGATTGTCATAAAGAAACGTATGATCATTTGGATGCAGCAGTTGAGGTGTTACCAGAGCGAAGTTGTGGAAA ATCTTATAATTATCGTTACGACATGGAGCAGCCGTGCTGTTGTGAAGAGGATACTTACGATACTCACGATTTTGAGGTACTGgaaccgaaaaagaaaaaaaagtgctccAAAGTTAAACTGGCTGCTTATGCAGATCATCCTGTTCGGG AATGTCAGTGCGATTGTCACAATAGACGGTATGTGGTAAATAAAGTAAATGATAACCAACTTAATAGTACCGCCCAGGAACGATCCACAGACGACAGTAGTCGCAATGAGTTACCACGTCTACGACGCAGTATTTTAGACCCATTGAAAACTGATAAATTTACCCCTGGGCTTAGTGACCCAGCTGACCCAGGGCAAATTTTTGTCCATACGCATAGGCCACTAAGGCCCAGCTTTCGTGCAAGAAATCCTTTTTTAAGGCGTCCACCGAACATGCCACGATCGAAGCGTAAAGAGTATGCTTTCAGCAATATGGCGGCTGATCGTcagggtggttttgtttgtcacTGTATGCCCGCGAATCAGGCAAATTTGGTAAAAGCGGAAGCAAGTGAGCTAGTGAGTGCTCCCGGGATGCGACAAAACAACGCCGAGCCAGCCGTTTACATCGGGGACGCCTCGAATCCCATTACGTACGAGCAGATCAAGAAGCATTTGGACGCCCTGCCAAGGGAGGAGTATAGTCCGACCACTAACGATGTGATAGGCAATTTGACCGTacttttttatgatatttatCAGCAAAAGCATAAGAAAAACTTTACCCTACCGTTGAAGTACGGTACGAGGACCGTGATCGAGCAAGGTGATGGTCTGCAGAAGTACGAGATTGAACCGATTGAGGGTGAATACAAGCCACCAAAGTTGAATCGGGTGGCCTCAAAGGGTCTTAATTTGATCGGAAGGAAAATTGATCGGAAAACGGTACCAAGTGAGGATCGGCGAAGAAATCGGTTACGTAAAAGAACATGA
- the LOC126559451 gene encoding elongin-B, with translation MDVFMMIRRKKTTIFTDAKETTPVYELKKMIEGILKVPPRDQRLYNKDNMLMDDDKTLQDCGITVVTAKAQCPAQLGLAIRENGDFESLELTPYSLPPDLPDVMKNQDTANGQDQLA, from the exons ATG GATGTATTTATGATGATCCGGCGGAAGAAGACAACGATTTTCACCGATGCCAAAGAGACGACGCCGGTGTACGAGCTGAAGAAAATGATCGAAGGAATACTCAAAGTGCCTCCCCGCGATCAGCGACTATACAACAAAGACAACATGCTAATGGACGACGATAAAACGCTGCAGGATTGCGGGATCACGGTCGTGACGGCGAAAGCGCAATGTCCCGCCCAGCTTGGTTTAGCCATACGCGAAAACGGCGATTTTGAATCGCTCGAGCTGACGCCCTACTCGTTGCCACCCGATCTACCGGATGTGATGAAAAACCAGGACACCGCAAATGGCCAAGATCAACTCGCCTAA
- the LOC126558473 gene encoding uncharacterized protein LOC126558473 has translation MNGLVKVVVLGSVLAAGFLTQEISGEPNLFGLEMEPSQHVMHIRKLSDSDKLRIELEPVWFHLESSEQNPRSESQQVKRQADMKRPYKMYSNKEELARHQQKRRDSRSEHSDLNDETNSYLKDFWHTDLPSNSASSETTKASNSLEEQLENVNLPSCFRKYLHEMYDRNSESVRKLMRCLTERSDEGSTKARRTQRVRPQYSNSQEDDYYRSDQRVRRMPQRKVVRKRKYNDDGSQEGTSDEQLKFEQLFIRSDSDSGGQIFEPFNKESDSESGASEDSSSTDDSRRGDTKPQSQEPESHESEESLYTRDGRLRPVAYRRLPQKYNTGSRQQSNSDESERDSSGEESDES, from the exons ATGAACGGGCTCGTGAAAGTTGTTGTATTAGGCTCCGTGCTAGCCGCAGGATTTTTAACGCAAGAG ATTTCCGGTGAGCCCAATTTATTTGGACTTGAAATGGAACCCTCGCAACACGTCATGCACATCCGGAAGCTTTCCGATAGTGATAAGCTGAGGATCGAACTGGAACCGGTATGGTTTCATCTAGAGTCATCCGAGCAAAATCCGCGCAGCGAAAGTCAGCAAGTCAAACGGCAAGCCGACATGAAACGCCCCTACAAAATGTATTCCAACAAGGAGGAGCTAGCACGCCATCAGCAGAAGAGGAGAGATTCACGATCGGAGCATTCCGATTTGAACGATGAGACGAATTCGTACCTAAAAGACTTCTGGCATACAGATCTGCCCAGTAATTCAGCTTCAAGCGAGACGACGAAAGCATCAAACTCACTAGAAGAACAGCTTGAAAACGTCAACTTGCCGAGCTGTTTTCGAAAATATTtgcacgaaatgtacgatcgCAACAGTGAAAGCGTCCGCAAGCTGATGCGCTGTCTGACGGAACGGTCGGACGAGGGTTCTACCAAAGCTCGCCGTACACAGCGCGTTCGGCCACAGTATTCCAACAGCCAGGAGGATGATTACTATCGCAGCGATCAGCGCGTACGAAGGATGCCGCAACGTAAAGTGGTTCGGAAGCGAAAGTATAACGACGATGGATCGCAGGAAGGCACGTCGGACGAGCAATTAAAGTTCGAGCAACTGTTTATCCGGTCGGACAGCGATAGCGGTGGGCAGATTTTTGAACCTTTCAACAAGGAAAGCGATTCGGAAAGTGGTGCCAGTGAGGATAGCTCTTCGACCGATGACAGTCGGCGCGGTGATACTAAACCACAGTCACAAGAGCCGGAGTCACACGAGTCGGAGGAAAGTTTGTATACGCGCGACGGTCGATTGCGTCCAGTCGCTTACAGACGGTTGCCGCAAAAGTATAACACCGGCAGTCGACAGCAATCGAATTCTGACGAATCGGAACGAGATAGTAGTGGGGAGGAGAGTGATGAATCTTGA